The genome window GAAAATAGCAATTCTAGCAAGGGTATTATTTTTAAGTGGAGTAACTACTCATATTATTGATCTAAGTAAAGAGTTGATAGAGAGGGGGCATGAAGTGTTTGTTTTCACTTCAGGACCAGAGTTTGCAGAAAGTGAAGCAAATGTAAATTTATTAAATAGATTAGAAGTAATAGGTGCACAAATTGTAAAAATTGATTTTCCTAATAATATCAAGAATAAACTGTTATACGGTTTAAAGATGTTAAAATCTGTTCCTGTTGTTCACAGAAAATTAGTAGATCTTAAAATAGATGTTATACATGTACATACACCAGCTTTATCTTTTATCCCTGTTTTATTAAGAAAGAAATATGTTAAAACTATTCATATTGCTGATTTATCATTATCTATTCTTAATAGAAGAGCTACACATGAAATTACAATTAGTCGAGAAACCTATAAGGAAGCTCAGCAAAAATTTAATTATAATGAAGATGAATTAACTCTCATATTTAATGGAGTTGATAAAAGGTTTTCAAAACAATCTCCAAAAGAAAATAACTTAAAAACAAGAAATGTTTATAAAATTAATAGTGATAAAATTATAATTGGTATTGTTGGAAGTATTCAATATCGTAAAGGACATGATGTACTATTAAAAGCAATAAGCAAATTCCCTAGTGATATAAAAAATAAGGTAATATTAGTTATTTTAGGAGAGGGTAATAAAAAAGACGAAAAATGGTTATCAAACTTAGTAACTGAAAATTTTTTAGAAAACATTGTTATTAAGTTGCCATTTCAAGATCCTAAACCGTTTTATGATATTATAGATATATTTGTTTTACCTTCTAGGTTAGAAGGTTTTCCTTTAGTTGCTATTGAAGCATTTTTATCTGGTTGTTGTGTTGTAAGAAGTAATGTAGAAGGGGCATATGATCAAATTGATGATGGTAAAACTGGTTTTTTATTCCAGAATGAAAATGTAGATGAATTGAAAAATATTTTGGAAAAATTGACAATAGATGATAAATTAAGAATGGAAGTTACTAATAATGGTAGAGAATTTGCACTACAAAATTTCACATCTGACATAATGGCTGAGAAAACTATTGAAGTCTACCAAAAAGTAATTAATTAAAAATGAACAATAACATACTTATAACCTCAGCAGGTCAGAGAGTTTCTTTGGTGAAAGCATTCAAAAATGAAATTAAGAAACTAAATGTAAATAATAAGGTTTTTACGGTTGATTTAAACCCCATTTTGGCTCCAGCTTGTCATATTTCTGATGGGTATAGAACTGTTAAAAGAGTAACAGATTCAAATTACATTTCTGAACTTATTCAAATTTGTAAAGAATTAGAAATAAAAATAATTGTTCCTACAATTGATACGGAGTTATTGGTTTTAGCGGAGAATAAAGAGATGTTCTTAAATAATGGAATAACGCCAATTGTTTCATCTTTAGATTTTGTGAAGGCGTGTAGAGATAAACGAATTATTAATCAATTTTTTGTCGATAATAATATTGATATTCCTCAAGATTTAGATAAAAATAACCTTTCATTTCCTTTATTCATTAAACCTTATGATGGATCATTAAGTAAAGATACTTTTTTAATTGCAAATGAATCTGAATTAACAGACTATCACTTCAATAATTCAAAATTAATGTTTATGGAATATATTGATCATGCTAAACATGATGAATATACGGTAGATACCTACTATGATAAAAATGGAAATTTAAAATGTATTGTTCCTCGTAAACGTATTTTTGTTCGTGCGGGTGAAGTTAATAAAGGAGTTACACACAAAAATGAAATTGTTTCTTATGTTAAGGAAAGACTTTCCTATATAGAGGGAGCTGTAGGATGTTTAACGATGCAATTTTTCTTTAATCAAGAAACAAAACGTATTATTGGAATTGAGATAAACCCTCGTTTTGGAGGAGGTTATCCACTGAGTTATTTAGCAGGAGCTAATTATCCTAAATATTTGATTGAAGAATATATTTTAGGAAAAAAGATTGATTATACTGAAAATTGGGAGAATAATTTATTAATGCTTCGTTATGATGATGAAGTTTTAGTTCGTAATTATGAAGGTTAAATATATCATTTTTGATCTTGATGATACATTAATGTACGAAATTGATTTTCTCAAATCTGCATATAAAGAAATTTCAACTTTAGTTGAGAAAGAAAATCAAGAAGAATTATATAATTTAATGTTATCAAAATATCAAAAAGGAGAGAATGTTTTTGATTTTTTGATTGAAAACTATCCAGAATTCTCCAAAGAGTTATTGTTGGAAGTATATAGAAATCATTTTCCAACTATTGATTTAAATGAGGGAGCAGATAACCTTTTGAAAGAAATAAAAGCTAAAGATTATAAATTAGGTTTGATAACAGATGGTAGATCTATAACACAACGAAATAAACTAAAGGCATTAGGGATTGAAGATTTATTTGATAAAATAATTGTTTCAGAAGAGTTTGGTTCAACAAAGCCTGATGAGCGTAACTTTAAAATATTCCATGAAAATGATATCGATGATTATTTTTATATAGCAGATAATCCTAAAAAAGATTTTGTTAGTCCAAATAAATTGGGCTGGACAAGTATTTGTCTCTTAGATCAAGGAAGTAATATACATTCACAAAATTTTAATATAGAAGAAGATTATTTACCAAAAATTAAAATAAATAGTTTAAGTGAATTATTAAAATTATAACATATAAAAAGGTTCCAAGTTGGAGCCTTTTTATATATTAACCATCTTGAAAAATTCGTATAATTTCATTTCTCTAGCTTCACAAATTCTTAAAATTGTTTTTAAACTAATATTGTAATTCTCATCTTCTTTAATTAGTCTTACAGTTTTTTCATCAATACCATGTGACGTAGCAAAAGATAAATTACTTTGATCATTTGCTAACCAATTATCTCTTATAAATTCTACTATTTTTCTATTTTTATCTTTCATTTTAACAAATGAAGGAGTTATTTAAAAAAATAATTCGGATTTATATCCGAATATTAAAAATTATTATTATATTTGTTATCAGATAGTTAAAAAAATAAAGTAATAATACTTTAATCTCGCATTAGAAAACTGGTAATTTTTGTAGCAACGAGAAAATAAGTAAATTTGCTCACGACCTAGGCGTGGGCTCTCTTATCGTTGCACGGTATACCAGTACCTCTAATGCTTTAAGAAGAGTTCCATGCCTTTCTTGTTTTTGGTCGTTTTCTTCCATCACATTCGCATCGAACTTTTTTATAATTTACTTGGTTTTATTCCTCTACAAATCAAGTGAAATATGCTCTCTCTAGATATGTATTTCTATAATAGAAATGTGCAGATGGTTATTAGATTCTAATAGTAGATGTTAGATATTAGTATTGAGATTTTAGAATTGTAAAATGTAAAAAGTAGTATGTATTCAGATTAAGGATGAGGTTCTGAGATGAGTTTAGATAGACAAAAAGATGAGGTTTTGAACATAATTTGCCATAAAAAGAAGATAATTAGTAGTTCATTATTTTATTCATTGCTTTTTGCTTGATCAAAAAGTAATCAAAAAATCAAGACCGCAATTTTCGACGTTCAATTCTCATCTCACGCACTAAAAAGATTAAATGATTCGCATACGCTCACTAATCTTTTTTACGCTTGTTTCAATGGATTGAAGCTCGTCTGCAAATCGTATGTCGACTCTAAAATTCGTTGTTATAAGTGAATTAGAATATTGATAATAAAAAACACGTAAAACGTTGAGCGTATTACGTAAAAAAATAAACCCCTTTCCCCAAACAAAGTTGGCGCGATGTACTGGAAAGGATGGCTTTTAAAACTATTGTTGAATTAAAAAACTATGTAAAATTATGAGAAAATTTTACTTCAAATTCAGTAGGCAATTGTATGCTGAACTACTGAGATTATTTTGTGCTATACCTTTATATGCACAAATAAAAACCATGACTGACATGGTAAATGAAATTCGGACCTTAGTGGTGGATATACTACTAGTAGGAAGGAGAAATAGTGAACAAAATTA of Empedobacter falsenii contains these proteins:
- a CDS encoding glycosyltransferase family 4 protein; its protein translation is MKIAILARVLFLSGVTTHIIDLSKELIERGHEVFVFTSGPEFAESEANVNLLNRLEVIGAQIVKIDFPNNIKNKLLYGLKMLKSVPVVHRKLVDLKIDVIHVHTPALSFIPVLLRKKYVKTIHIADLSLSILNRRATHEITISRETYKEAQQKFNYNEDELTLIFNGVDKRFSKQSPKENNLKTRNVYKINSDKIIIGIVGSIQYRKGHDVLLKAISKFPSDIKNKVILVILGEGNKKDEKWLSNLVTENFLENIVIKLPFQDPKPFYDIIDIFVLPSRLEGFPLVAIEAFLSGCCVVRSNVEGAYDQIDDGKTGFLFQNENVDELKNILEKLTIDDKLRMEVTNNGREFALQNFTSDIMAEKTIEVYQKVIN
- a CDS encoding HAD family hydrolase, with translation MYEIDFLKSAYKEISTLVEKENQEELYNLMLSKYQKGENVFDFLIENYPEFSKELLLEVYRNHFPTIDLNEGADNLLKEIKAKDYKLGLITDGRSITQRNKLKALGIEDLFDKIIVSEEFGSTKPDERNFKIFHENDIDDYFYIADNPKKDFVSPNKLGWTSICLLDQGSNIHSQNFNIEEDYLPKIKINSLSELLKL
- a CDS encoding ATP-grasp domain-containing protein encodes the protein MNNNILITSAGQRVSLVKAFKNEIKKLNVNNKVFTVDLNPILAPACHISDGYRTVKRVTDSNYISELIQICKELEIKIIVPTIDTELLVLAENKEMFLNNGITPIVSSLDFVKACRDKRIINQFFVDNNIDIPQDLDKNNLSFPLFIKPYDGSLSKDTFLIANESELTDYHFNNSKLMFMEYIDHAKHDEYTVDTYYDKNGNLKCIVPRKRIFVRAGEVNKGVTHKNEIVSYVKERLSYIEGAVGCLTMQFFFNQETKRIIGIEINPRFGGGYPLSYLAGANYPKYLIEEYILGKKIDYTENWENNLLMLRYDDEVLVRNYEG